CACCCCGGGAAGCGCGGCGGGAAGCCACAGGGCCAGCGGGGCCTCGTGCACATCCGGGTTATTGCGCGCCGGGTTGTCGGAGCCGTCCAGGAAGGCGCCGAAGACGAACTTGGCCGAATAGGTAAAGGTGGCCAGCGCGCCGAAGCCGGCGGCCAGCAGCAGCGCCCAGGTGGCGCCCGTGCTCAGGGGGCCGGACTGACCGGCCTCGAAGGCGGTGAGCATGCCCTCCTTGGAGATGAAGCCGAACAACGGGGGCACGGCCGCCATGGATAGCGCGCCGATGACCACGGAGCCGAATGTCCAGGGCATCTTGCGCCAGATCTTGCCCAGGCGGCGAATATCGCGGGTGCCGTTTTCATGGTCGATGACGCCGATGAGCATAAACAGCGAGGACTTAAACAACGCGTGGGCTGCGGTGTGGACTACCGCGGCGCCCAGGGCAAAGGGGGTGCCAATGCCGATCGTCGCTACGATCCAGCCCAAGTGGGAGACGGTGGAATAGGCGGTCAGCTTCTTCAAATCCGTCTTTTGCACCGCAAATACGGCGGACATGATCGCGGTGACAATACCCACCGTGATCAGCACGCCATTCCACACCGCCACGTCGTGGAACACCGTGGAAAAGCGCAGCAGCACATAAATGCCAGCCTTGACCACCGCCGCGGCGTGCAGGAACGCAGAGACCGGGGTGGCGGCGGCCATGGCCTCCGGCAGCCAGAAGTGGAAGGGCAGCTGCGCGGACTTGGTAAACGCGGAGGTGGCGATGAGCAGCGCCACGCACACCGTCAGCGCATGATTGTCCCCCCACACCGGGCTGGCCAGCATGGTGGTGAGGTTCGTCGTGCCGGTGTAGACCGCGGAGATGCTCAGCGCGACCAGGAAGGTCAGCCCGCCAATGAAGGTGAGGATCAGGGTGCGCTGGGAGCCGGCCTCACCGGAGGATCCCGAACGGGCGATGAGCAAGAAGGACGCAATGGAGACCAGCTCCCAGCTGATGAACAGCACCACGGCGTCGTCGGCAAGCACCAACAGCACAACGGCCAACGTGAAGGCCGTCATGATGAGGTAGAAACTAGTGGTGCCCTCGCGGCGGGGGAGATAGGCGGCGGAATAGACAAACACCACCGCCCCAATGCTTAACGCAAGAAGCGTAAAAAACGCCCCCAACGCATCGGCCCGCAAAGAGAACTCAATATCCATTCCGGGGGCTAAAAAGTCACGAACCCACGTCACGCTGAGCGTCAACGGGCGGCCGTCAAGGATCTCCGGAAGTCGGCGGCCCAGTACCACGGCGGCGGCGACGAAGGCCGCTGCGAGCGGCCACCCGGCTTGACGGTCACACACCCGGACCAGCGGCGCAGCACACAGCACCGCGCCCGCCACGAGCGCAACGACGATGAGAAGCGTCACGAGTCACTCACACTTTCATCCGTTGAAGCAGAACACTTTTGACAAAAAACCAGACTTGATTCACGTTAGCAGGCCACATAAGCCGGTGTGCCTCCGCCGGTCAGACCCCCGCGGTCCGATACATTGCACAATTATGAGCTCCCGCGCCGAAGAACCCCGCACTCGCACTGGAACTGGCACGCGCAGTGGAACCTCCCCGCGCAGCGTCCGCCACGGGCTGCTCGCTGCGCTGGCATGCGTCCCGCTCCTCGTGGGCGCCGCCGTGGCCGCCACCTCCGGGCCGCAGCCGGCAGAAAGCCTCTCAGCGGATGGCGCGCAGCTGGTGGCCCCCATCGCCGGGGACAGCGCCGCGGCCAGCGCAGTGGAGGCCGGGGGTGTGGCGGGCGGGGGCGTGACCGCCGCGGCGGGGGTGTCCGATCTGCGGCGCGCCGCCATCGATGCCGGCACCAACGCCAGCTTCTTAGCCTCCGGCACCGCCCAGCTCACCGACGGCACCGGCAAGCTGCGCAGTGGCGGCGACCAGCTCGCCGCCGGCGTCACGGAGCTCAACGACGGCTCCACCCGCCTTGCCGACGGCATGACCAAACTCCAGGCGGCCACCGGGCAGCTGGGCGCCGGTGCGACCCGGCTCGCCGATAGCGTCGGCGGGGCGATCGATAGCATCGCCACCCTCGGCGTAATCAAGGGACAGCTTGCCGACGCCGCCGCGAACCTGGACAAGGACCTCGCCGCCTCCCGCGACCCCAAGGCCGCCGACCTGCGCGCCCAGCTCGACGGCTTCCGCACCCAGCTGGACAACGCCCCCCTCGACGGGGAGATCGCCCACCAACTCACCGAACTCAAAGACGGCTCCCGCGAGCTGGCCAACCAGCTCGCCGTGCCCGGCTACGGCTTCCACGACGGCATCTACACCGCCACCGACGGCGCGAAGAAACTCTCCGGCGGCCTGCACGACCTGCACGACGGCGTGGGCCACGCCCGCGACGGCCTGGCCCAGCTTGATGACGGCGCCCGCCGCCTCGACGCCATGGCCAAGGACAACCGCACCCGCGTACAAAGCATCCAGCGATCCATCCCGGGAGCCAGCCCCGTGGCCGACGCCGATTCCGCCTCCACCCCCGCCGCCTTGAGCCCCCAGCTTGGCCTGCTCATCCTCGCGCTGAGCGGTGCTGCCGCCGCAGCCGCCGGAGTTCTTGCGTATCGACGCCGCCGCGCCGACGCCGCCATCACCGCCCTCTGCGCGGCGGCGCTCGCCCCAGTACTGGCCGCCATCTTTGGTGAGGGGCTGGGCGCACACCCCGGCGTGCTCGCAGGTGTGACGGGGGTGGCGGCGCTGCTCGTCGCCGCCACCGGTGCGCTCAGCGCCCTGATCACGGCGCGGGCCGGACGCTGGGCCCTGCCCATCATCGCGGCAGGCCAGCTGCTCCAGCTGGCGGTGGCGAGCTGGCTGTGGACCACGCCGGAGCCCGCGGTGGGGGTGCGCGCCCTGGCCGGTGCCCTCCCGCTGCACTGGGCGAGCCTGTCTACCAGCGCGTTTGTTCACTCGGGCACGGATGCGGCGCGGTGGGTCGGGGTGCTGCTCCTGGCCGCCACGGCGGTGGTGGGGGCAACGGCAGTCCTGCTGGGCGGCGCGCGGCGACGCGGCTCAGTGGCACCTGCCCCGGCGCCGCGCTAAATCTGGGCGCAGCACAAAACCCCAGAGCCGTGAAGCTCCGGGGTTTGTTTATATGGTCGGGATAACAGGATTTGAACCTGCGACCTCCTCGTCCCGAACGAGGCGCGCTACCAAGCTGCGCCATATCCCGTGGTGCGCACCATACCTTAGTTGACGTGGCGCGTGTCCTGCAAAAGAGCAGGTCACGCGGGTTGCTAGGTGGGTCGTTCCGTGAGGGTGAGCAGCGCGGCGGACGGCCGGCAAAACAGCCTGATCGGGGCGTACTTTGAGGTCCCTAACCCGTTACTCACGCTCATGATCATCCGCCCAAAGTGGTGCACACCGGAGGCACGCTGCGGGTCGATGCCGCAATTAGTAATGATCGCCCGCCCGCCCGGCAGGCACACCTGGCCGCCGTGCGTGTGGCCGGACAAGGACAGCATGTAGCCGTCGGCGGCAAAGCGCGACAGCACGCGCGGTTCGGGGGAGTGCAGCAGCGCGAGCGTAAGGTCAGCGTCCGGGTGCGGGGGCCCGGCAATCGCGTCATAATCATCGAGGTCGTGGTGGGGGTCATCCACCCCGGCGGCGGCGATGCGCACCGGGCCGACCGGAAACTCATGGCGCGCCTGGTTGGCGTCGAGCCAGCCGTGCTCCACAAAGGCAGCCCGCATGCCCTGCCACGGCAGGTCCACATAGCTGGGTTCGCGGCGCGCCCCGGTGAGATACTTCAGGGGGTTGACCGGCCGCGGCGCCCAATAATCATTGGTGCCAAAAACAAACAACCCTGGCCGCCGCAGCA
Above is a genomic segment from Corynebacterium uberis containing:
- a CDS encoding metallophosphoesterase produces the protein MTTLGAVGATAATAGGALAAWGYTELTHFELHRYHLPILAPGTLRGEEEFRILHLSDLHMIPGQQAKIDFVSGLDALRPHLVVNTGDNLSDQRAVPDVLRALGPLLRRPGLFVFGTNDYWAPRPVNPLKYLTGARREPSYVDLPWQGMRAAFVEHGWLDANQARHEFPVGPVRIAAAGVDDPHHDLDDYDAIAGPPHPDADLTLALLHSPEPRVLSRFAADGYMLSLSGHTHGGQVCLPGGRAIITNCGIDPQRASGVHHFGRMIMSVSNGLGTSKYAPIRLFCRPSAALLTLTERPT